One Streptomyces sp. SAI-135 DNA segment encodes these proteins:
- a CDS encoding pitrilysin family protein — translation MTSRGSKATARTSSEARAVARTQTLIKGENGIGTVRKTTLPGGLRIVTETLPSVRSATFGIWAHVGSRDETPSLNGATHYLEHLLFKGTAKRSALDISSALDAVGGEMNAFTAKEYTCYYARVLDADLPLAIDVVCDMLTGSLILEEDVNVERGAILEEIAMTEDDPGDCVHDLFAHTMFGDNPLGRPVLGTVDTVNALTADRIRRFYKKHYDPTHLVVAAAGNVDHDKVVRQVRAAFEKAGALKSPDATPIAPRDGRRVLRTAGRVELIGRKTEQAHVVLGMPGLARTDDRRWALGVLNTALGGGMSSRLFQEVREKRGLAYSVYSYTSGFADCGLFGVYAGCRPSQVHDVLKICRDELDQVAEHGLTDDEIGRAVGQLKGSTVLGLEDTGALMNRIGKSELCWGEQMSVDDMLTRIASVTPDDVREVAREILGRRPSLSVIGPLKDKQAARLHEAVA, via the coding sequence GTGACGTCCCGTGGCTCCAAGGCGACGGCCCGCACCTCCTCGGAGGCGCGGGCCGTCGCCCGTACCCAAACCCTCATCAAGGGTGAGAACGGCATCGGCACCGTCCGCAAGACCACCCTCCCCGGTGGCCTGCGCATCGTCACCGAGACCCTCCCCTCGGTCCGCTCCGCGACCTTCGGCATCTGGGCGCACGTCGGCTCCCGCGACGAGACCCCCTCGCTGAACGGCGCCACGCACTACCTGGAGCACCTCCTCTTCAAGGGCACCGCCAAGCGCAGCGCCCTGGACATCTCCTCCGCCCTCGACGCGGTCGGCGGCGAGATGAACGCGTTCACGGCGAAGGAGTACACGTGCTACTACGCGCGCGTGCTCGACGCCGACCTGCCGCTCGCCATCGACGTCGTCTGCGACATGCTGACCGGCTCCCTGATCCTCGAGGAGGACGTCAACGTCGAGCGCGGCGCGATCCTCGAAGAGATCGCCATGACCGAGGACGACCCGGGCGACTGCGTGCACGACCTGTTCGCGCACACCATGTTCGGCGACAATCCCCTCGGCCGCCCCGTCCTCGGCACGGTCGACACCGTCAACGCCCTGACCGCCGACCGCATCCGCCGCTTCTACAAGAAGCACTACGACCCGACGCACCTCGTGGTCGCGGCCGCGGGCAACGTCGACCACGACAAGGTCGTACGACAGGTCCGCGCCGCCTTCGAGAAGGCCGGCGCGCTCAAGAGCCCCGACGCCACGCCCATCGCCCCGCGTGACGGCCGGCGCGTCCTGCGCACCGCGGGCCGCGTCGAGCTGATCGGCCGCAAGACCGAGCAGGCCCACGTCGTCCTCGGCATGCCCGGCCTCGCCCGCACGGACGACCGCCGCTGGGCCCTCGGCGTGCTGAACACCGCGCTCGGCGGCGGGATGTCGTCCCGCCTCTTCCAGGAGGTCAGGGAGAAGCGCGGACTGGCGTACAGCGTCTACTCGTACACCTCCGGCTTCGCCGACTGCGGCCTGTTCGGCGTGTACGCCGGCTGCCGGCCCTCGCAGGTCCACGACGTGCTGAAGATCTGCCGCGACGAACTCGACCAGGTCGCCGAGCACGGCCTGACCGACGACGAGATCGGCCGCGCCGTCGGCCAGCTGAAGGGCTCCACGGTCCTCGGCCTGGAGGACACCGGCGCGCTGATGAACCGCATCGGCAAGAGCGAGCTGTGCTGGGGCGAGCAGATGTCCGTCGACGACATGCTGACCCGCATAGCGTCGGTCACCCCGGACGACGTCCGCGAGGTCGCCCGCGAGATCCTGGGACGGCGCCCGTCGCTGTCGGTCATCGGCCCGCTGAAGGACAAGCAGGCGGCCCGACTGCACGAAGCGGTCGCGTAA
- the dapB gene encoding 4-hydroxy-tetrahydrodipicolinate reductase — protein MSKLRVAVLGARGRIGSEAVKAVEAAEDMELVAALGRGDKLETLAETGAQVAVELTTPASVMENLEYCVGHGIHAVVGTTGWTDARLAQLKGWLADSPQTGVLIAPNFSIGAVLNMKFAQIAAPYFESVEVIELHHPKKVDAPSGTASRTAQLIAAARAEAGTAPAPDATETALDGARGADVDGVPVHSVRLRGLLAHQEVLLGGEGETLTIRHDSLHHSSFMPGILLGARRVVTTPGLTFGLENFLDLG, from the coding sequence ATGAGCAAGCTGCGCGTGGCGGTCCTCGGTGCCAGGGGCCGGATCGGTTCCGAGGCGGTCAAGGCCGTCGAGGCCGCCGAGGACATGGAGCTGGTCGCCGCTCTCGGCCGGGGCGACAAGCTGGAGACCCTCGCCGAGACGGGCGCCCAGGTCGCTGTCGAACTGACCACGCCCGCCTCGGTGATGGAGAACCTGGAGTACTGCGTCGGCCACGGCATCCACGCCGTCGTCGGCACCACCGGCTGGACCGACGCGCGCCTCGCGCAGCTGAAGGGCTGGCTCGCCGATTCCCCGCAGACGGGCGTGCTCATCGCGCCCAACTTCTCCATCGGGGCCGTCCTGAACATGAAGTTCGCGCAGATCGCGGCACCGTACTTCGAGTCGGTGGAGGTCATCGAGCTCCACCACCCGAAGAAGGTGGACGCCCCCTCGGGCACCGCCTCCCGCACGGCCCAGCTCATCGCGGCGGCCCGCGCGGAGGCGGGCACGGCTCCGGCCCCGGACGCCACGGAGACGGCCCTGGACGGCGCGCGCGGCGCGGATGTCGACGGCGTCCCGGTCCACTCGGTCCGGCTGCGCGGTCTCCTCGCCCACCAGGAGGTCCTGCTCGGCGGCGAGGGCGAGACCCTGACGATCCGCCACGACTCGCTGCACCACAGCAGCTTCATGCCGGGCATCCTGCTCGGCGCCCGCCGCGTGGTCACGACCCCGGGCCTGACCTTCGGCCTGGAGAACTTCCTGGACCTGGGCTGA
- a CDS encoding phage holin family protein → MPLPFLTADRAFDTTDDVALPFDNRDRWRRPYRPGPWRVGVAAVLLLLASYVLFAAVIIALTDSPSEAALVLGIAMLVIVGALRLLRMGVWVSARGVRRVGFLLTRTVSWDQVVAVRTAQQPVRWLGLPRTVQGQALTLVRQGRGPEDLPPLLTTHNADFLARGQAFDRAADAVEAWAAEHARG, encoded by the coding sequence GTGCCCCTGCCCTTCCTGACGGCCGACCGCGCATTCGACACGACGGACGACGTCGCGCTGCCGTTCGACAACCGTGACCGCTGGCGGCGCCCCTACCGGCCCGGTCCGTGGCGGGTGGGGGTGGCGGCGGTTCTCCTGCTGCTCGCCTCGTACGTGTTGTTCGCCGCGGTGATCATCGCGCTGACCGACTCGCCGTCCGAGGCCGCGCTGGTGCTCGGCATCGCGATGCTCGTCATCGTCGGCGCGCTGCGGCTGCTGCGCATGGGGGTGTGGGTGAGCGCCCGCGGGGTGCGCCGGGTGGGCTTCCTGCTCACTCGCACGGTGTCCTGGGATCAGGTCGTGGCCGTGCGGACGGCACAGCAGCCGGTGCGCTGGCTCGGACTGCCGCGCACGGTCCAGGGCCAGGCCCTGACCCTCGTACGACAGGGGCGCGGGCCGGAGGACCTGCCGCCGCTGCTGACCACGCACAACGCGGACTTCCTCGCCCGCGGCCAGGCGTTCGACCGGGCCGCGGACGCGGTGGAGGCCTGGGCGGCGGAGCACGCTCGGGGCTGA
- the thyX gene encoding FAD-dependent thymidylate synthase → MTPTPDDDFKIELRDDVTVELVKHSAADSDVLFAARVSTVGEQSLDELNKDPERSKGLINYLMRDRHGSPFEHNSMTFFISAPILVFREFMRHRVGWSYNEESGRYRELQPVFYVPGPDRKLVQQGRPGKYVFVEGTPEQHAAVGGAMEESYRQAYRAYQEMLAQGVAREVARSVLPVGLFSSMYATCNARSLMHFLGLRTQHEQAKVPSFPQREIEMVGEKMEAEWAKLMPLTYAAFNANGRVAP, encoded by the coding sequence GTGACCCCCACCCCCGACGACGATTTCAAGATCGAGCTGCGCGACGACGTCACCGTCGAACTGGTCAAGCACAGCGCGGCCGACTCCGACGTGCTGTTCGCCGCCAGGGTGTCGACCGTCGGAGAGCAGTCCCTGGACGAGCTGAACAAGGACCCGGAGCGCTCCAAGGGCCTCATCAACTACCTCATGCGGGACCGGCACGGCAGCCCCTTCGAGCACAACTCCATGACCTTCTTCATCAGCGCCCCCATCCTCGTCTTCCGCGAGTTCATGCGGCACCGCGTGGGCTGGTCGTACAACGAGGAGTCCGGCCGCTACCGGGAGCTGCAGCCCGTCTTCTACGTCCCGGGCCCCGACCGCAAGCTCGTCCAGCAGGGCCGCCCCGGCAAGTACGTCTTCGTGGAGGGCACTCCCGAGCAGCACGCGGCCGTCGGCGGCGCCATGGAGGAGTCGTACCGCCAGGCCTACCGCGCCTACCAGGAGATGCTCGCCCAGGGCGTGGCCCGCGAGGTCGCCCGTTCGGTCCTGCCCGTCGGCCTGTTCTCGTCGATGTACGCCACCTGCAACGCCCGCTCGCTGATGCACTTCCTCGGTCTGCGCACCCAGCACGAACAGGCGAAGGTGCCGTCCTTCCCGCAGCGGGAGATCGAGATGGTCGGCGAGAAGATGGAGGCGGAGTGGGCGAAGCTCATGCCGCTCACCTACGCGGCCTTCAATGCGAACGGCCGAGTGGCGCCGTAA
- the dapA gene encoding 4-hydroxy-tetrahydrodipicolinate synthase has protein sequence MAPTSTPQTPFGRVLTAMVTPFTADGALDLDGAQRLATHLVDAGNDGLIINGTTGESPTTSDAEKSDLVRAVLEAVGDRAHVVAGVGTNDTRHSIELARSAEKVGAHGLLIVTPYYNKPPQEGLYRHFKAVADAAELPVMLYDIPGRSGVPISTETLVRLAEHPRIVANKDAKGDLGRASWAIARSGLSWYSGDDMLNLPLLSVGAVGFVSVVGHVVTPDLRALVEAFISGEVQKATEIHQKLLPVYTGMFRTQGVMTTKAALTLQGLPAGPLRAPMVELSPEETEQLKIDLAAGGVQL, from the coding sequence ATGGCTCCGACCTCCACTCCGCAGACCCCCTTCGGGCGGGTCCTCACCGCCATGGTCACGCCCTTCACGGCGGACGGCGCACTCGACCTCGACGGCGCCCAGCGGCTCGCCACCCACCTGGTGGACGCAGGCAACGACGGCCTGATCATCAACGGCACCACCGGCGAGTCCCCCACCACCAGTGACGCGGAGAAATCGGACCTGGTACGAGCCGTACTGGAGGCGGTCGGCGACCGCGCCCACGTCGTCGCGGGCGTCGGCACCAACGACACCCGCCACAGCATCGAGCTGGCCCGGTCCGCCGAGAAGGTCGGCGCACACGGTCTGCTGATCGTGACGCCGTACTACAACAAGCCTCCGCAGGAGGGCCTGTACCGGCACTTCAAGGCCGTCGCCGACGCCGCCGAGCTGCCCGTCATGCTCTACGACATCCCGGGCCGCAGCGGTGTCCCGATCAGCACCGAGACGCTGGTCCGGCTCGCCGAGCACCCGCGGATCGTCGCCAACAAGGACGCCAAGGGCGACCTCGGCCGGGCCAGCTGGGCCATCGCCCGCTCGGGCCTGTCCTGGTACTCCGGCGACGACATGCTGAACCTCCCGCTGCTCTCCGTGGGCGCGGTCGGCTTCGTCTCGGTCGTCGGCCACGTCGTCACCCCGGACCTGCGCGCCCTGGTCGAGGCGTTCATCTCGGGTGAGGTGCAGAAGGCCACCGAGATCCACCAGAAGCTGCTTCCCGTGTACACGGGCATGTTCCGCACCCAGGGCGTGATGACGACCAAGGCGGCGCTCACCCTCCAGGGCCTCCCCGCCGGGCCCCTGCGCGCTCCCATGGTCGAGCTCTCACCCGAAGAGACCGAGCAGCTCAAGATCGATCTTGCCGCCGGCGGGGTACAGCTCTAA
- a CDS encoding ribonuclease J: MSHPHPELAPPPPLPEGGLRVTPLGGLGEIGRNMTVFEYGGRLLIVDCGVLFPEEEQPGIDLILPDFSSVRDRLDDIEGIVLTHGHEDHIGGVPYLLREKPDIPLIGSKLTLALIEAKLQEHRIRPYTLEVAEGHRERIGPFDCEFVAVNHSIPDALAVAIRTPAGMVVHTGDFKMDQLPLDGRLTDLHAFARLSEEGIDLLLSDSTNAEVPGFVPPEKDISNVLRQVFAGARKRIIVASFASHIHRIQQILDAAHEYGRRVAFVGRSMVRNMGIARDLGYLKVPPGLVVDVKTLDDLPDHEVVLVCTGSQGEPMAALSRMANRDHQIRIVQGDTVILASSLIPGNENAVYRVINGLTRWGANVVHKGNAKVHVSGHASAGELLYFYNICRPKNLMPVHGEWRHLRANAELGALTGVPHDRIVIAEDGVVVDLVEGKAKISGKVQAGYVYVDGLSVGDVGEPALKDRKILGDEGIISVFLVVDSSTGKITGGPHIQARGSGIEDSAFADVIPRITEVLERSAQDGVVEPHQLQQLVRRTLGKWVSDTYRRRPMILPVVVEV, encoded by the coding sequence TTGAGTCATCCGCATCCTGAACTGGCCCCGCCTCCGCCGCTTCCCGAGGGCGGCCTGCGGGTCACCCCACTCGGCGGTCTCGGCGAGATCGGCCGAAACATGACGGTCTTCGAGTACGGCGGCCGTCTGCTGATCGTCGACTGCGGAGTGCTGTTCCCGGAGGAGGAGCAGCCCGGAATCGACCTGATCCTGCCGGACTTCTCGTCCGTCAGGGACCGCCTCGACGACATCGAGGGCATCGTCCTCACGCATGGCCACGAGGACCACATCGGCGGCGTGCCCTATCTCCTGCGGGAGAAGCCGGACATCCCGCTGATCGGCTCCAAGCTGACCCTCGCGCTCATCGAGGCGAAGCTCCAGGAGCACCGCATCCGCCCGTACACCCTCGAGGTGGCGGAGGGACACCGCGAGCGCATCGGCCCCTTCGACTGCGAGTTCGTCGCGGTCAACCACTCCATCCCGGACGCCCTGGCCGTCGCCATCCGCACCCCGGCCGGCATGGTCGTGCACACGGGCGACTTCAAGATGGATCAGCTCCCGCTGGACGGCCGCCTCACGGACCTGCACGCCTTCGCGCGCCTGAGCGAGGAGGGCATCGACCTCCTCCTCTCCGACTCGACGAACGCCGAGGTCCCGGGCTTCGTCCCGCCGGAGAAGGACATCTCGAACGTCCTGCGGCAGGTCTTCGCGGGCGCCCGCAAGCGGATCATCGTGGCCAGCTTCGCCAGTCACATCCACCGCATCCAGCAGATCCTGGACGCGGCCCACGAGTACGGCCGCCGCGTCGCCTTCGTCGGCCGCTCGATGGTCCGCAACATGGGCATCGCGCGCGACCTCGGCTATCTGAAGGTCCCCCCGGGCCTGGTGGTCGACGTCAAGACGCTCGACGACCTCCCGGACCACGAGGTGGTCCTGGTCTGCACGGGCTCGCAGGGCGAACCGATGGCCGCCCTGTCCCGCATGGCCAACCGCGACCACCAGATCCGGATCGTCCAGGGCGACACCGTCATCCTCGCGTCCTCGCTGATCCCGGGCAACGAGAACGCGGTCTACCGCGTGATCAACGGCCTGACCCGCTGGGGCGCCAACGTCGTCCACAAGGGCAACGCCAAGGTGCACGTCTCGGGCCACGCGTCCGCCGGCGAGCTCCTGTACTTCTACAACATCTGCCGCCCGAAGAACCTGATGCCGGTCCACGGCGAGTGGCGCCACCTGCGCGCCAACGCCGAGCTCGGCGCCCTGACCGGCGTCCCGCACGACCGCATCGTCATCGCCGAGGACGGCGTGGTCGTCGACCTCGTCGAGGGCAAGGCGAAGATCTCGGGCAAGGTCCAGGCGGGCTACGTCTACGTCGACGGCCTCTCGGTCGGCGATGTCGGCGAGCCGGCGCTCAAGGACCGCAAGATCCTCGGCGACGAGGGCATCATCTCGGTCTTCCTCGTCGTCGACTCGTCCACCGGCAAGATCACGGGTGGCCCGCACATCCAGGCACGCGGCTCCGGTATCGAGGACTCCGCCTTCGCCGACGTGATCCCGAGGATCACCGAGGTCCTGGAGCGCTCGGCCCAGGACGGTGTGGTCGAACCCCACCAGCTGCAGCAGCTGGTGCGGAGGACCCTGGGCAAGTGGGTCTCCGACACGTATCGCCGCAGGCCGATGATCCTCCCTGTGGTCGTGGAGGTCTGA
- a CDS encoding DegT/DnrJ/EryC1/StrS family aminotransferase produces the protein MLRAAGVGIGDEVVVPAFGNVEVAEAVTLAGALPVFADIHPVSYCLDASAVEAAVTPRTAAVVVVHRFGRPADMARLLAIGQRHGLLVLQEGESEAPYDEIAQRRERACYLDGKLRGVRTPDGGDGHTYQQYVVRVPGNGRPDRDAFARALRSKGVECRVPVKTPVHRLPEFRRCVSLPETELAADETLALPVDASLTKRDMQRVVAACNALGGLLQPAF, from the coding sequence ATGCTCAGGGCCGCCGGCGTCGGCATCGGTGACGAGGTCGTCGTACCGGCCTTCGGGAACGTCGAGGTCGCCGAGGCGGTGACACTCGCGGGTGCGCTTCCGGTGTTCGCGGACATACATCCGGTCAGCTACTGCCTTGATGCGTCCGCCGTCGAAGCGGCCGTAACTCCGCGCACGGCGGCCGTCGTTGTCGTCCATCGCTTCGGGCGGCCGGCCGACATGGCGCGGCTGCTGGCGATCGGGCAGCGGCACGGGTTGCTGGTGCTGCAGGAGGGCGAGTCCGAGGCGCCGTACGACGAGATCGCTCAGCGTCGGGAGCGGGCCTGCTATCTCGACGGGAAGTTGCGCGGGGTGCGCACGCCCGATGGTGGAGACGGGCACACCTACCAGCAGTACGTCGTGCGGGTACCCGGCAACGGGCGGCCGGACCGTGACGCGTTCGCACGAGCCCTGCGGAGCAAGGGAGTTGAGTGCCGTGTGCCGGTGAAGACGCCCGTGCACCGGCTGCCGGAGTTCCGGCGCTGTGTGTCGCTGCCGGAGACCGAGCTGGCCGCCGACGAAACGCTTGCGCTGCCCGTGGACGCCTCGCTGACCAAGCGGGACATGCAGCGCGTGGTGGCCGCCTGCAATGCGCTGGGGGGACTGCTTCAGCCCGCTTTCTGA